One region of Mycolicibacterium rhodesiae NBB3 genomic DNA includes:
- a CDS encoding aspartate kinase: MALVVQKYGGSSVSDAERIRRVAERIVETKKAGHDVVVVVSAMGDTTDDLLDLARQVSPAPPAREMDMLLTSGERISNALVAMAIDSLGAQARSFTGSQAGVITTGTHGNAKIIDVTPGRLQEALDQGLIVLVAGFQGVSQDSKDVTTLGRGGSDTTAVALAAALNADVCEIYTDVDGIFTADPRIVPNARHLDTVSFEEMLELAACGAKVLMLRCVEYARRYDVPIHVRSSYTDKPGTLVKGSMEDIGMEDAILTGVAHDRSEAKVTVVALPDVPGYAAKVFRAVADADVNIDMVLQNISKVEDGKTDITFTCSRESGPGAVEKLTALQDEIGFSRVLYDDHIGKVSLVGAGMRSHPGVTATFCEALAEVGVNIDLISTSEIRISVLVKDTELDKAVVALHEAFGLGGDEEAVVYAGTGR, translated from the coding sequence GTGGCGCTCGTCGTCCAGAAGTACGGCGGATCCTCGGTTTCCGATGCCGAGCGGATCCGCCGCGTCGCTGAGCGCATCGTCGAGACCAAGAAGGCAGGTCACGACGTGGTCGTGGTCGTTTCGGCGATGGGCGACACCACCGACGACCTGCTCGACCTGGCACGTCAGGTTTCTCCCGCACCGCCCGCCCGCGAAATGGACATGCTGCTGACCTCGGGCGAGCGCATCTCCAATGCGCTGGTCGCGATGGCCATCGACTCGCTGGGGGCGCAGGCGCGGTCGTTCACCGGATCGCAGGCGGGTGTGATCACCACCGGCACCCACGGCAACGCCAAGATCATCGACGTCACCCCCGGCCGCTTGCAGGAAGCCCTCGACCAGGGCCTGATCGTGCTGGTCGCCGGGTTTCAGGGCGTCAGCCAGGACAGCAAGGACGTCACCACACTGGGCCGCGGCGGATCCGACACCACCGCCGTCGCGCTGGCCGCGGCGCTGAACGCCGACGTATGCGAGATCTACACCGACGTGGACGGCATCTTCACCGCCGACCCCCGCATCGTGCCCAACGCCCGCCACCTCGACACCGTGAGTTTCGAGGAGATGCTCGAGCTCGCGGCGTGCGGCGCCAAGGTGCTGATGCTGCGATGCGTGGAATACGCGCGTCGCTACGACGTTCCGATTCACGTCCGGTCGTCGTACACGGACAAACCAGGCACTCTCGTCAAAGGATCGATGGAGGACATCGGAATGGAAGACGCCATCCTGACCGGAGTCGCGCACGACCGCAGCGAAGCCAAGGTCACCGTCGTCGCACTGCCCGACGTACCCGGCTACGCCGCCAAGGTGTTCCGTGCCGTCGCCGACGCCGACGTGAACATCGACATGGTGCTGCAGAACATCTCCAAGGTCGAGGACGGAAAGACCGACATCACCTTCACGTGCTCCCGTGAGAGCGGCCCCGGCGCGGTGGAGAAGCTGACCGCGCTGCAGGACGAGATCGGCTTCTCCAGAGTTCTTTACGACGACCACATCGGCAAGGTGTCGCTCGTCGGTGCGGGCATGCGCAGCCATCCGGGCGTGACCGCGACGTTCTGCGAGGCGCTCGCGGAGGTCGGCGTGAACATCGACCTCATCTCCACCTCCGAGATCCGAATCTCGGTGCTGGTCAAGGACACTGAGTTGGACAAGGCCGTCGTCGCGCTGCACGAGGCATTCGGCCTCGGCGGTGACGAGGAAGCCGTTGTGTATGCCGGAACGGGACGCTGA
- a CDS encoding aspartate-semialdehyde dehydrogenase: MVNIGVVGATGQVGQVMRTLLEERDFPATSVRFFASSRSAGKKLSFRGQEIEVEDAETADPAGLDIALFSAGATMSRVQAPRFAEAGAVVIDNSSAWRKDPEVPLVVSEVNFTRDAGNRPKGIIANPNCTTMAAMPVLKVLHDEAGLVRMIASTYQAVSGSGIAGVEELHAQASAVVANSRELVADGSALDFPAPAKYVAPIAFNVVPLAGSLVDDGSGETDEDQKLRNESRKILGIPDLLVSGTCVRVPVFTGHSLSINAEFSKPLSVARATELLASAPGVKLVDVPTPLAAAGIDETLVGRIRQDPGVGEGRGLALFLSGDNLRKGAALNTIQIAELLALEV; this comes from the coding sequence ATGGTCAACATCGGAGTAGTCGGCGCGACCGGTCAGGTCGGCCAGGTCATGCGCACGTTGCTGGAGGAGCGCGACTTCCCGGCCACCAGCGTGCGGTTCTTCGCGTCGTCGCGTTCGGCGGGCAAGAAGCTGTCGTTCCGCGGTCAGGAGATCGAGGTCGAGGACGCCGAAACCGCGGATCCCGCCGGACTGGACATCGCGTTGTTCTCGGCGGGCGCGACGATGTCGCGCGTGCAGGCACCGCGGTTCGCCGAGGCGGGGGCCGTCGTCATCGACAACTCATCGGCGTGGCGCAAAGATCCCGAGGTACCGCTGGTGGTCAGCGAGGTCAACTTCACTCGCGACGCCGGTAACCGCCCGAAAGGCATCATCGCCAACCCCAACTGCACGACTATGGCCGCGATGCCAGTCCTCAAGGTGCTGCACGACGAGGCCGGGCTGGTGCGGATGATCGCATCTACCTATCAGGCTGTCTCGGGTAGTGGCATCGCCGGAGTCGAGGAGCTGCACGCGCAGGCCAGCGCCGTCGTCGCCAACAGCCGGGAACTGGTGGCCGACGGTTCGGCGCTCGACTTCCCCGCTCCCGCCAAGTACGTGGCACCGATCGCGTTCAACGTGGTGCCGCTCGCGGGTTCGCTCGTCGACGACGGTTCCGGGGAGACCGACGAGGACCAGAAGCTGCGCAACGAGAGCCGCAAGATCCTCGGCATCCCCGACCTCCTCGTGAGCGGCACGTGTGTGCGCGTGCCGGTCTTCACGGGCCACTCGCTGTCGATCAACGCCGAGTTCTCCAAGCCGTTATCCGTCGCGCGCGCAACGGAACTGTTGGCGTCAGCGCCAGGGGTGAAGCTGGTGGATGTGCCGACGCCGTTGGCCGCTGCGGGCATCGACGAGACACTCGTGGGCCGCATCCGACAGGATCCCGGTGTGGGAGAGGGTCGCGGGCTGGCCCTGTTCCTGTCGGGTGACAACCTGCGAAAAGGTGCAGCGCTGAACACCATTCAGATCGCCGAGTTACTGGCTCTAGAAGTCTGA